Proteins found in one Acidobacteriota bacterium genomic segment:
- a CDS encoding glycosyltransferase family 39 protein — protein MHPAPVRTTRIAIAAAVLVVLPLLLLILQFGAGRDQGVYLVAARAMESGGLPYRDVWDIKPPGIYYLYGLARAVGGAGMTPVRAFECAALASQIVAFALLTRRFTGSIQPGLWGGALAVILHAQLEFWHTGQPESFGGPVLAWALVLASTSGRRRGACRLAAGALFGAAGLLKPPLGGALVSTALILAWREARSVPRRPLRAAASVGSTLALGAILPVAATLAWFGLRGGLPDMAEVFRDFVPRYTALAFRADQLPSLTFRAFTEWLFRFSSVIPAGIALLLWRREPDEEGRWGLALIAGVLAPQILGIALQAKFFEYHYGAALPFGALLAGWGAARGLEVFRGPVSRGIGAGLLILLMQARPESRPPFLDHCARRLRAAISGSERFAILDALQSTGEVDAAANREAAAWLRRASPRDARVFVWGYEPVIYEDCGRLPASRYVYNAPQRAPWYASIAKPRLLSDLALHPPAAIVVERGDVIPQVTGDSLDSDRALESFAGLRTLLETGYEEEKGTARFRYFRRSAAQKE, from the coding sequence ATGCACCCGGCGCCCGTTCGCACGACCCGCATCGCGATCGCCGCCGCCGTCCTCGTCGTCCTCCCGCTTCTTCTTCTGATTCTCCAGTTCGGCGCCGGACGCGACCAGGGCGTCTACCTCGTCGCCGCGCGGGCGATGGAATCCGGCGGTCTTCCCTATCGCGACGTCTGGGACATCAAGCCTCCGGGCATCTATTACCTTTATGGTCTCGCGCGCGCCGTCGGCGGCGCCGGCATGACGCCGGTCCGGGCCTTCGAGTGCGCCGCGCTCGCGTCGCAGATCGTGGCTTTCGCGCTCCTCACGCGAAGATTCACCGGGTCGATCCAGCCGGGTCTCTGGGGCGGAGCGCTCGCCGTGATCCTCCACGCGCAGCTCGAGTTCTGGCACACCGGCCAGCCCGAGAGCTTCGGCGGGCCTGTTCTCGCATGGGCGCTCGTTCTCGCGTCGACCTCCGGCCGCCGCCGCGGGGCGTGCCGGCTCGCGGCGGGAGCCCTGTTCGGCGCCGCGGGGCTCCTCAAGCCGCCTCTCGGAGGCGCGCTCGTGTCGACCGCCTTGATCCTGGCCTGGCGCGAGGCCCGGAGCGTGCCGCGGAGGCCCCTGCGCGCCGCCGCTTCGGTCGGCTCCACGCTTGCGCTGGGCGCGATCCTTCCCGTCGCCGCGACCCTCGCCTGGTTCGGGCTGCGCGGAGGGCTTCCGGACATGGCCGAGGTCTTTCGCGACTTCGTTCCCCGCTACACGGCTCTCGCCTTCCGCGCCGATCAGCTTCCGAGCCTGACGTTTCGCGCGTTCACAGAATGGCTGTTCAGGTTCTCGAGCGTGATCCCGGCCGGCATCGCTCTCCTGCTCTGGAGGCGCGAGCCGGACGAGGAGGGACGATGGGGGCTCGCCCTGATCGCGGGAGTCCTCGCGCCCCAGATTCTCGGGATCGCGCTGCAAGCGAAGTTCTTCGAGTACCACTACGGGGCGGCGCTGCCGTTCGGCGCGCTCCTCGCCGGTTGGGGCGCCGCGCGCGGGCTCGAGGTCTTCCGTGGACCCGTCTCCCGAGGGATCGGCGCCGGTCTTCTGATCCTGCTCATGCAGGCGCGGCCCGAGTCCCGGCCGCCGTTCCTCGACCACTGCGCCCGAAGGCTGCGTGCCGCGATCTCGGGATCAGAGCGCTTCGCGATCCTCGACGCGCTGCAATCCACCGGGGAGGTGGATGCCGCCGCGAACCGGGAAGCGGCGGCGTGGCTCCGGCGCGCGTCACCCCGCGACGCTCGCGTGTTCGTCTGGGGGTATGAGCCGGTGATCTACGAGGACTGCGGCCGCCTCCCCGCATCCCGGTACGTCTACAACGCCCCCCAACGCGCGCCCTGGTACGCGTCGATCGCGAAGCCCAGGCTTTTGTCCGATCTGGCCCTCCACCCGCCCGCCGCCATCGTCGTCGAACGCGGCGACGTCATTCCGCAGGTGACGGGGGACTCTCTGGACAGCGACCGCGCCCTGGAGAGCTTTGCCGGGCTCCGGACGCTCCTCGAGACCGGCTACGAGGAAGAGAAGGGAACGGCGCGATTCCGGTACTTTCGGAGGAGTGCCGCTCAAAAAGAATAG
- a CDS encoding FkbM family methyltransferase has protein sequence MTAPSTPEGGSRTRRQLAVYRLGLAGIGAVFRVGPLAGLLARASKVLLRHARLRHLLRTGGFDSIVDGGASVGEFALAARASCPGVPLVCVEPHPPSAAILRRQGFRVVEAALWKTPGRLRLTQPTDATTSCSVALEAAADRPSWDVETVRLDGIGVTGDRILVKLDLQGAEAEALEGMGALWPRCAALLLEVSYGPAGSYEPLRSLLTARGFVEAATLNELEEDGLPLEADKLFVRQPA, from the coding sequence GTGACGGCGCCGTCCACCCCCGAGGGCGGGTCGCGCACGCGACGCCAGCTCGCGGTCTACCGGCTCGGACTTGCCGGGATCGGAGCCGTGTTCCGCGTCGGGCCGCTCGCCGGCCTCCTCGCGAGGGCGTCAAAGGTGCTCCTCCGGCACGCGCGCCTCCGGCATCTTCTGCGGACGGGCGGATTCGACTCCATCGTGGACGGCGGCGCGTCCGTCGGGGAGTTCGCGCTCGCGGCGCGCGCCTCGTGCCCGGGCGTTCCGCTGGTCTGCGTCGAGCCCCATCCGCCGTCGGCCGCGATCCTGCGCCGGCAGGGATTCCGCGTCGTGGAGGCCGCGCTCTGGAAGACGCCGGGCCGCCTCCGCCTGACGCAGCCCACCGACGCGACGACGTCGTGCAGCGTCGCGCTCGAGGCCGCCGCGGATCGTCCGTCGTGGGACGTCGAGACCGTGCGCCTCGACGGGATCGGCGTAACGGGCGACCGGATCCTCGTGAAGCTGGACCTGCAGGGGGCCGAGGCCGAGGCGCTCGAGGGCATGGGCGCGCTCTGGCCGCGCTGCGCCGCGCTCCTTCTCGAGGTGAGCTACGGTCCGGCGGGGTCATACGAGCCGCTCCGGTCCCTCCTCACCGCCCGCGGCTTCGTCGAGGCGGCGACGCTGAACGAGCTCGAAGAGGACGGCCTTCCGCTCGAGGCGGACAAGCTGTTCGTCCGGCAGCCAGCGTGA
- a CDS encoding glycosyltransferase, producing MAETRTLAVLIPCLNEEKGIASVVSEYRRAFPEARILVVDNGSTDATARVAREAGAEVLEETRRGKARAVASAFDVLDEDLVLMVDGDGSYPAEGARLLFPLCEQGMDMATGLRTAAASEAAVFRRFHRGGSALFHGAMRFVFGYAPGDLFSGLRLFSRRFYKNVPILHRGFELETELTIQAVEKGFRVAEAPVPFRERAEGTSSKLRTVHDGIRILRLILVLFRDYRPFEFFAMVSALFFTAGLAAGFLPVREYFQTHLVGRFPLAILAAALMNLALFSLLTGVMLESGLRHRREEWQIKLRNFRR from the coding sequence ATGGCCGAGACGCGCACGCTCGCGGTGCTCATTCCCTGCCTGAATGAGGAGAAGGGCATCGCGTCCGTCGTGTCCGAGTACCGGCGTGCATTTCCGGAGGCCCGGATTCTCGTCGTCGACAACGGGTCGACGGACGCCACGGCGCGGGTCGCGCGCGAAGCCGGGGCGGAGGTCCTCGAGGAGACGCGGCGCGGCAAGGCCCGGGCGGTCGCGAGCGCCTTCGACGTCCTCGACGAGGACCTCGTGCTGATGGTCGACGGCGACGGCAGCTACCCGGCCGAAGGCGCGCGTCTCCTCTTTCCACTCTGCGAGCAGGGGATGGACATGGCGACAGGCCTCCGGACGGCCGCAGCGAGTGAGGCCGCCGTGTTCCGCCGCTTCCACCGGGGCGGCTCGGCCCTGTTCCACGGGGCGATGCGATTCGTCTTCGGATATGCGCCCGGCGACCTCTTCTCGGGCCTGAGGCTTTTCTCGCGGCGCTTCTACAAGAACGTCCCGATCCTGCACCGGGGCTTCGAGCTCGAGACGGAGCTCACGATCCAGGCGGTCGAGAAGGGCTTCCGCGTGGCGGAGGCGCCGGTCCCGTTCCGCGAGCGCGCCGAGGGAACCTCCTCGAAGCTCCGGACGGTGCACGACGGGATCCGGATCCTGCGGCTCATCCTGGTCCTGTTCCGCGACTACCGCCCGTTCGAGTTCTTCGCGATGGTGTCCGCCCTCTTCTTCACGGCGGGGCTCGCCGCGGGCTTTCTGCCCGTGCGCGAGTACTTCCAGACGCACCTCGTCGGGCGCTTTCCGCTCGCGATCCTCGCGGCGGCCCTCATGAACCTCGCGCTCTTCTCGCTCCTCACGGGCGTGATGCTGGAGTCCGGGCTCCGGCACCGCCGCGAGGAATGGCAGATCAAGCTGCGCAACTTCCGGAGATGA
- the groL gene encoding chaperonin GroEL (60 kDa chaperone family; promotes refolding of misfolded polypeptides especially under stressful conditions; forms two stacked rings of heptamers to form a barrel-shaped 14mer; ends can be capped by GroES; misfolded proteins enter the barrel where they are refolded when GroES binds), with protein sequence MAAKNITYGEDARQNILRGVNKLADAVKVTLGPKGRNVVIDKKFGSPTITKDGVTVAKEIELDNPLENMGAQMVREVASKTSDIAGDGTTTATVLAQAIYREGIKMVTAGGNPMEIKRGIDMAVRKAVDSINAMKKTVDAKEIAHVGTISANGDVEIGGIIAQAMDKVGKDGVITVEEAKGLETTLEVVEGMQFDRGYLSPYFVTDAERMEGVLEGAKILIYEKKISSMKDLLPILEQVAKQNRPFLIIAEEVEGEALATLVVNKLRGTLHVAAVKAPGFGDRRKAMLEDIAILTGGKMISEDLGIKLESVKWEDLGDAKKVTVDKDNTTIVVDTGDKKRREAITGRVKQIRAQIEETTSDYDREKLQERLAKLVGGVAIIKVGAATETEMKEKKARVEDAMHATKAAVEDGIVPGGGVALLRAIAEVDKLKEHGDIQIGINIVKRALEEPARQIIANAGLEGSVIVKELKEKGGFIGFNAATEKTEDMLKAGIVDPAKVTKSALQNAASIAGLMLTTEAMVSEIKEKDKAPAGGGMGGGGGMGGMY encoded by the coding sequence ATGGCTGCCAAGAACATCACCTACGGCGAAGACGCCCGCCAGAACATCCTCCGCGGCGTCAACAAGCTGGCCGACGCGGTCAAGGTCACGCTCGGGCCCAAGGGCCGGAACGTCGTCATCGACAAGAAGTTCGGCTCCCCGACGATCACGAAGGACGGCGTCACGGTCGCCAAGGAAATCGAGCTCGACAACCCGCTCGAGAACATGGGCGCCCAGATGGTCCGCGAGGTCGCCTCGAAGACCTCCGACATCGCCGGCGACGGCACGACGACGGCCACGGTGCTCGCGCAGGCGATCTACCGCGAGGGCATCAAGATGGTCACCGCGGGCGGCAACCCGATGGAGATCAAGCGCGGCATCGACATGGCCGTCCGGAAGGCGGTCGACTCGATCAACGCGATGAAGAAGACCGTCGACGCCAAGGAGATCGCCCACGTCGGCACGATCTCGGCGAACGGCGACGTGGAGATTGGCGGGATCATCGCGCAGGCGATGGACAAGGTCGGCAAGGACGGCGTCATCACGGTCGAGGAGGCCAAGGGCCTCGAGACGACCCTCGAGGTCGTCGAGGGCATGCAGTTCGACCGCGGCTACCTCTCGCCGTACTTCGTGACGGATGCCGAGCGCATGGAGGGCGTCCTCGAGGGCGCCAAGATCCTCATTTACGAGAAGAAGATCTCGTCGATGAAGGACCTTCTCCCGATCCTCGAGCAGGTCGCCAAGCAGAACCGTCCCTTCCTCATCATCGCGGAAGAGGTCGAGGGCGAGGCGCTCGCGACGCTCGTCGTGAACAAGCTCCGCGGCACGCTGCACGTCGCCGCCGTCAAGGCGCCCGGCTTCGGCGACCGCCGCAAGGCCATGCTCGAGGACATCGCGATCCTCACGGGCGGCAAGATGATCTCCGAGGACCTCGGCATCAAGCTCGAGTCCGTCAAGTGGGAAGACCTCGGCGACGCCAAGAAGGTCACGGTCGACAAGGACAACACGACGATCGTGGTCGACACCGGCGACAAGAAGCGCCGTGAGGCCATCACGGGCCGCGTGAAGCAGATCCGGGCGCAGATCGAGGAGACCACCTCGGACTACGACCGCGAGAAGCTCCAGGAGCGGCTCGCCAAGCTCGTCGGCGGCGTCGCGATCATCAAGGTCGGCGCGGCCACCGAGACCGAGATGAAGGAGAAGAAGGCCCGCGTCGAGGACGCCATGCACGCGACGAAGGCGGCCGTCGAGGACGGCATCGTCCCGGGCGGCGGCGTCGCGCTCCTCCGCGCGATCGCGGAAGTCGACAAGCTCAAGGAGCACGGCGACATCCAGATCGGCATCAACATCGTCAAGCGCGCGCTCGAGGAGCCCGCTCGTCAGATCATCGCGAACGCCGGGCTCGAGGGCTCGGTGATCGTGAAGGAGCTGAAGGAGAAGGGCGGCTTCATCGGCTTCAACGCCGCGACCGAGAAGACGGAAGACATGCTCAAGGCGGGCATCGTCGACCCGGCCAAGGTCACGAAGTCGGCGCTGCAGAACGCGGCCTCGATCGCCGGCCTCATGCTCACGACCGAAGCCATGGTCTCCGAGATCAAGGAGAAGGACAAGGCTCCGGCCGGCGGCGGCATGGGCGGCGGCGGCGGCATGGGCGGGATGTACTGA
- a CDS encoding FkbM family methyltransferase — MTMKTGFQRAFSHAVAVLNRAGIARVPGARQAYARVHRLVFPGGERRVFANGLPMWVDTRDRVIATHLLGEGVWEPSETTAFLAHLREGMCVFDVGANIGYYTLLAARAVGSSGRVWAFEPEPHNFALLTRNVAENGFANVQLVNAAVSDRAGVLRLHLDDANFGAHSLEAGSVRTSSGRSVDVDAVFLDRFADEALSFGAGILVKVDVQGAEALVVAGAHRLLGLPNVTLFLEIWPEALERAQADAGRLLAALEDLGFRFEDVEAPESTRRALRPAEILETCRARTQNWMNLLLSKPGPP, encoded by the coding sequence ATGACGATGAAAACGGGTTTTCAGCGCGCGTTTTCGCATGCGGTGGCCGTGCTCAACCGTGCGGGAATCGCGCGCGTCCCCGGCGCCCGTCAGGCCTACGCGCGGGTTCACCGCCTCGTCTTTCCGGGTGGCGAGCGCCGCGTCTTCGCGAACGGCCTTCCGATGTGGGTGGATACGCGCGACCGCGTCATCGCGACCCACCTACTCGGGGAGGGCGTCTGGGAACCGTCGGAGACCACCGCTTTCCTCGCGCACCTGCGGGAAGGCATGTGCGTCTTCGACGTCGGGGCGAACATCGGCTACTACACGCTCCTCGCGGCGCGGGCCGTCGGATCTTCCGGCCGCGTCTGGGCCTTCGAGCCTGAGCCGCACAATTTCGCGCTCCTGACCCGAAACGTCGCTGAAAACGGGTTCGCGAACGTCCAGCTCGTGAACGCGGCCGTCTCGGACCGGGCGGGCGTCCTGCGTCTGCACCTCGACGACGCGAACTTCGGCGCACACTCCCTCGAGGCGGGCTCGGTCCGCACGTCGTCCGGCCGCTCGGTGGACGTCGATGCCGTCTTTCTCGACCGCTTCGCCGACGAGGCCCTCTCTTTCGGGGCGGGCATTCTCGTGAAGGTGGACGTGCAGGGAGCAGAGGCTCTCGTCGTGGCAGGGGCGCATCGCCTGCTCGGGCTTCCGAACGTCACGCTGTTCCTCGAGATCTGGCCGGAGGCTCTCGAGCGGGCGCAGGCTGACGCAGGGCGTCTGCTGGCGGCGCTCGAAGACCTCGGCTTCCGATTCGAGGACGTCGAGGCGCCCGAATCGACGCGCCGCGCGCTGCGGCCGGCCGAGATCCTCGAGACGTGCCGCGCGCGCACGCAGAACTGGATGAATCTCCTGCTCTCGAAGCCCGGCCCGCCATGA
- a CDS encoding glycosyltransferase family 4 protein, translating into MIGLSLLTLVPGASGAGSERYARDLCRGLARWGSRDYVALLPGIAPDAGGGLPARMIEAYPGARTLPGRALAMARAIARPRPVVREMLAGGVDALHFPLVGMIPFSPGIPSAVSIPDVQHEVHPEFFSRPERVYRTWMYARTASAARIVVTMSTFSADSLVRHLGVPAAKIRVIPHGVDPERFRPGSAPREPFLLYPANFWPHKNHARLFEAFSRVRTRRPDLTLVLTGAGHAGRALPDGVVSRGLVSDAELVNLYQTASALVFPSLWEGFGLPPAEAMACGCPVVVSRGTSLPEVCGEAARYVDPLSAADVASGIEDVLRDPAGLVAAGHQRAGQLTLETCVRAHDAVYGELV; encoded by the coding sequence GTGATCGGACTCAGCCTCCTCACGCTCGTCCCGGGCGCGTCTGGCGCCGGATCGGAGCGCTACGCCCGGGACCTCTGCCGGGGCCTCGCGCGCTGGGGCTCGCGCGACTACGTCGCTCTTCTTCCCGGCATCGCGCCGGACGCGGGGGGTGGACTGCCCGCGCGCATGATCGAAGCGTATCCCGGCGCCCGGACACTCCCGGGCCGGGCCCTCGCGATGGCGCGCGCGATCGCGCGGCCGCGCCCCGTCGTACGCGAGATGCTGGCGGGCGGCGTCGACGCGCTTCACTTCCCGCTCGTGGGCATGATTCCCTTCAGCCCTGGAATCCCGTCGGCCGTGAGTATTCCGGACGTCCAGCACGAGGTGCATCCGGAGTTCTTCTCGCGGCCGGAGCGCGTCTACCGGACCTGGATGTACGCGCGGACGGCGAGCGCGGCGCGCATCGTCGTCACGATGAGTACGTTCAGTGCCGACTCGCTCGTGCGCCACCTCGGAGTTCCCGCGGCGAAAATCCGCGTCATCCCGCACGGCGTCGATCCCGAGCGCTTTCGCCCCGGCTCTGCGCCACGGGAGCCCTTCCTCCTCTATCCGGCGAATTTCTGGCCGCACAAGAATCACGCGCGCCTCTTCGAGGCTTTTTCGCGCGTGCGCACCCGCCGGCCGGATCTCACGCTCGTGCTGACGGGGGCCGGCCACGCCGGCCGGGCGCTCCCGGACGGCGTCGTCAGCAGAGGGCTCGTGAGTGATGCCGAGCTCGTCAACCTCTATCAGACGGCGTCCGCATTGGTTTTCCCGAGCCTCTGGGAGGGCTTCGGGCTTCCGCCGGCCGAGGCGATGGCCTGCGGGTGTCCCGTCGTCGTTTCGCGCGGGACCTCGCTTCCGGAGGTCTGCGGCGAGGCGGCGCGGTACGTGGACCCCCTCTCCGCCGCCGACGTCGCGAGCGGGATCGAGGACGTGCTCCGGGACCCGGCCGGGCTCGTCGCTGCGGGTCACCAAAGGGCCGGGCAGCTCACGCTCGAGACCTGTGTCCGAGCCCACGACGCCGTCTACGGGGAGCTCGTATGA
- a CDS encoding DegT/DnrJ/EryC1/StrS family aminotransferase produces MLRVTAEVYESQYFILGPRVEAFEKAIAAYVGAKHAVGMSSGTDAQLAVMMALGIGPGDDVVTSPYTFFASAGAVARLGARPVFVDIEPESFNLDPARLERALTAKTKAIQPVHLYGQCADMDPIREIAKKKGIHVLEDACQSLGAAYRGVKAGALGDSCAFSFFPSKNLGGFGDGGMVTTNDDALAAKLKAMRMHGETSRYHHKFVGGNFRLDALQAAVLHVKLPHLDGWAEARRANAKDIERRTLEAGGLPFEKGGLKFPRESAGRHHVYNQFVVRVGGGRRDALKALLEEKKIGCAIYYPVPLHLQECFAPLGHRAGDFPESERAAKETLALPVFPELEDAQKAFLAATLAEFSKS; encoded by the coding sequence ATGCTCCGCGTGACCGCGGAGGTCTACGAGAGCCAGTACTTCATCCTCGGCCCCCGCGTCGAGGCCTTCGAGAAGGCCATCGCCGCCTACGTCGGCGCCAAACACGCCGTCGGGATGTCGTCCGGCACCGACGCGCAGCTCGCCGTGATGATGGCGCTCGGGATCGGCCCGGGCGACGACGTCGTGACCTCGCCCTACACGTTCTTCGCCTCGGCGGGCGCCGTCGCGCGCCTCGGCGCGCGGCCCGTCTTCGTCGACATCGAGCCGGAGTCGTTCAATCTCGACCCGGCCAGGCTCGAGCGGGCGCTCACGGCGAAGACGAAGGCGATCCAACCCGTCCACCTCTACGGCCAGTGCGCGGACATGGACCCGATCCGCGAGATCGCAAAGAAGAAGGGGATCCACGTCCTCGAGGACGCCTGCCAGTCCCTCGGCGCCGCGTACAGGGGCGTCAAGGCCGGCGCGCTCGGCGATTCCTGCGCGTTCTCGTTCTTCCCGTCCAAGAACCTCGGCGGCTTCGGAGACGGCGGGATGGTGACCACGAACGACGACGCGCTCGCCGCGAAACTCAAGGCCATGCGCATGCACGGCGAGACGAGCCGCTATCACCACAAGTTCGTGGGCGGCAACTTCCGCCTCGACGCGCTCCAGGCGGCCGTCCTCCACGTGAAGCTCCCGCACCTCGACGGCTGGGCCGAGGCACGCCGGGCGAACGCGAAGGACATCGAGCGGCGCACCCTCGAAGCCGGCGGCCTGCCGTTCGAGAAGGGCGGCCTGAAGTTCCCGCGCGAGTCTGCGGGCCGGCACCACGTCTACAACCAGTTCGTCGTCCGCGTCGGGGGCGGCCGCCGCGACGCGCTCAAGGCGCTGCTCGAGGAAAAGAAGATCGGCTGCGCGATCTACTACCCGGTCCCGCTCCATCTGCAGGAGTGCTTCGCGCCCCTCGGACACAGGGCCGGCGACTTCCCGGAGTCCGAGCGGGCCGCGAAGGAAACGCTCGCCCTGCCGGTTTTCCCGGAGCTCGAGGATGCTCAGAAGGCGTTTCTGGCGGCCACTCTCGCGGAGTTCTCGAAGAGCTGA
- a CDS encoding co-chaperone GroES translates to MKVRPLYDRILVKRVEPKEQVRGGIIIPDTAKEKPMEAKVEAVGEGKFDDNGKRVPLDVKKGDRILIGKYAGTEIKIEETEYLILREDEVLAIVETK, encoded by the coding sequence ATGAAGGTCCGTCCCCTGTACGACCGGATTCTGGTCAAGCGCGTGGAGCCCAAGGAGCAGGTTCGCGGCGGGATCATCATTCCCGACACGGCCAAAGAGAAGCCGATGGAAGCCAAGGTCGAGGCCGTCGGCGAAGGCAAGTTCGACGACAACGGCAAGCGGGTTCCCCTCGACGTCAAGAAGGGCGACCGCATCCTCATCGGCAAGTACGCCGGCACCGAGATCAAGATCGAAGAGACCGAGTACCTGATCCTCCGTGAGGACGAGGTTCTCGCGATCGTCGAGACGAAGTAA
- a CDS encoding glycosyltransferase family 39 protein has translation MNPSFLGLLPPLLSAALLTVSARRFVARHHLGRRPLLPFFLAAVSFGALTVILTEGLGALSILSPGWLAGAWTVSAVVLYLLDRFGGGAHAGADEAVPGPRRLRGAFTRDRLAGLLLPVLLGLFLLTLTAAVVYPPNNYDSMIYHAARVMHWAQQGSVAHYPTSILLQLQGAPLSEYFLLHLRLLTGGDALFNLVQWLSFLLAVLAVYGSAEMSFPRSGLTAAVLAATLPAAVLQASSTQNDLGTAAWLAVSVYLGSCALRQPKVEPLVAYTALALGLAAFTKPTALIISAPLALLFFALLWSRRVPLRTLVLSAVLVGLPSLPFVARNLATFGSPYGPTRGHTNEQVSPTGVASVAIRNAALHVQVPLPGAFFSAANAGALGFLGACHGMLGIPVDDPRFSLRKKDAFRPNDCGLRARGFTSAFHEDCTGNPLHLVLFLVGLPITLVVAVRKPQGSLGWRRRVVARRASVLMASAAVAFLGMSAYFKWQPWGARLDLPVFMLACIPLGGLLAELRGSVRGLLLLVMASLAVAAACLNAIRPVSPRLLTTPVDRRASYFANRPDLLEPYSQIVRAIRDAGCRRIGYEAGRDPFEYPFWVLLGEGGYAFRFEHVGVAEPAGRELRTAPFKPCAVISPGGGVGQPGPYRLFLEGRP, from the coding sequence ATGAACCCGAGCTTTCTGGGTCTGCTTCCGCCCTTGCTCTCCGCGGCTCTCCTCACGGTTTCGGCGCGCCGATTCGTCGCCCGCCATCACCTCGGGCGTCGGCCGCTTCTTCCGTTTTTCCTCGCGGCTGTCTCCTTCGGCGCCCTCACCGTGATCCTGACCGAGGGGCTCGGCGCCCTCTCGATCCTCTCGCCGGGATGGCTTGCCGGCGCCTGGACGGTTTCCGCCGTCGTTCTCTACCTCCTCGACCGCTTTGGAGGCGGCGCGCACGCGGGCGCGGACGAAGCCGTGCCGGGGCCGCGCCGTCTTCGGGGAGCGTTCACGCGCGATCGGCTCGCCGGCCTGCTTCTCCCGGTTCTTCTGGGCCTGTTCCTGCTCACACTGACGGCCGCCGTCGTCTATCCGCCGAACAACTACGACTCGATGATCTATCACGCCGCGCGCGTGATGCACTGGGCACAGCAGGGGTCGGTCGCGCACTATCCGACGTCGATTCTTCTGCAGCTGCAGGGCGCTCCGCTTTCGGAGTATTTCCTCCTCCATCTCCGCCTTCTGACCGGTGGCGACGCGCTGTTCAACCTCGTCCAATGGCTTTCGTTCCTGCTCGCCGTCCTCGCCGTCTACGGCTCCGCGGAGATGTCGTTTCCCCGGAGCGGGCTGACGGCGGCGGTCCTGGCGGCGACACTTCCGGCGGCGGTGCTCCAGGCGTCGAGCACTCAGAACGACCTCGGCACGGCGGCGTGGCTCGCGGTTTCGGTCTACCTCGGCTCCTGCGCGCTCCGTCAGCCGAAGGTCGAGCCGCTCGTGGCGTACACGGCTCTCGCCCTGGGACTCGCCGCGTTCACGAAGCCGACGGCGCTGATCATCTCGGCGCCCCTGGCGCTCCTGTTCTTCGCGCTCCTCTGGTCCCGCCGCGTCCCCCTCCGAACGCTCGTCCTGTCGGCCGTGCTCGTTGGGTTGCCGTCACTGCCCTTCGTCGCGCGGAATCTCGCCACCTTCGGTTCGCCCTACGGCCCGACGAGGGGACACACGAACGAACAGGTCTCTCCAACGGGCGTTGCTTCGGTCGCGATCCGGAACGCGGCGCTGCACGTGCAGGTGCCGCTGCCCGGCGCTTTCTTCAGCGCCGCCAACGCAGGCGCGCTCGGATTCCTCGGGGCGTGCCATGGAATGCTCGGGATCCCGGTCGATGACCCGCGGTTCTCGCTCCGGAAGAAGGACGCGTTCCGCCCGAACGATTGCGGGCTCCGGGCGCGGGGCTTCACCTCTGCGTTTCACGAAGACTGCACGGGCAACCCGCTGCACCTCGTGCTCTTCCTCGTGGGCTTGCCGATCACGCTCGTGGTGGCGGTCCGAAAGCCGCAGGGATCGCTGGGCTGGCGGCGCCGTGTCGTCGCAAGGCGCGCGAGTGTTCTGATGGCCTCGGCCGCAGTCGCCTTCCTCGGGATGTCGGCCTATTTCAAGTGGCAGCCGTGGGGCGCGCGGCTGGATTTGCCGGTGTTCATGCTCGCGTGCATACCGCTCGGCGGCCTGCTCGCTGAGTTGCGCGGGTCCGTTCGCGGCCTCCTTCTGCTCGTCATGGCCTCGCTGGCCGTCGCCGCGGCATGCCTGAACGCGATCAGGCCCGTCTCGCCACGGCTTCTGACCACGCCCGTCGACCGGCGGGCGTCGTATTTCGCGAACCGCCCGGATCTCCTGGAGCCCTATTCGCAGATCGTGCGGGCCATACGGGATGCGGGTTGCCGGCGGATCGGTTATGAGGCGGGGCGTGACCCGTTCGAGTATCCGTTCTGGGTCCTGCTCGGCGAAGGCGGATACGCGTTCCGGTTCGAGCACGTCGGCGTCGCGGAACCCGCGGGGCGCGAGTTACGCACCGCGCCGTTCAAGCCGTGCGCGGTCATATCCCCGGGCGGCGGCGTCGGCCAACCCGGCCCCTACCGCCTCTTTCTGGAGGGGCGCCCGTGA